Proteins from a single region of Fundidesulfovibrio magnetotacticus:
- a CDS encoding STAS domain-containing protein, with protein MENLTWRNDGECLIGRFAGEITMEITQDLKRAVEKALADTPAKPLVLDLSEVSFMDSSGIGFLVACNTRLQASGRALALLSPSSQVRKTLGLVQLMEFFKVAETEADLQNLAG; from the coding sequence GTGGAAAACCTGACCTGGCGCAACGACGGCGAATGCCTCATCGGGCGCTTCGCCGGCGAGATCACCATGGAGATCACCCAGGATCTCAAGCGCGCCGTGGAAAAGGCCCTGGCCGACACCCCGGCCAAGCCCCTGGTGCTCGACCTCTCCGAGGTGAGCTTCATGGACTCCTCCGGCATCGGCTTCCTGGTGGCCTGCAACACGCGCCTCCAGGCCTCCGGTCGCGCCCTGGCGCTTCTGAGCCCCAGCTCCCAGGTGCGCAAGACCCTGGGCTTGGTGCAGCTCATGGAGTTCTTCAAGGTGGCCGAAACCGAGGCCGACCTCCAGAACCTGGCGGGGTAG
- a CDS encoding CgeB family protein, whose amino-acid sequence MARAPRVLLVTSRFFLLGEVMAAFGRMGVVHRYLDTGGDEMDLDHYVRMVAGAVQELRPDFALTVNHLGVDHEGVLNALLERLGVPLASWFVDNPALALGLYASPANPGTALFTWDADNIPSLRALGFEHVLHLPLAADERRFAPGVKAPADHPWRARVSFVGNSMVIKTAKRVAYSQPGPKLLRALGKLADAFGASPEQSVRAFLAGRFPNLVPEFKALRTPQRQLAFETAVIWESTRRYRARCVGQLLEFSPLVAGDEGWLSTFTGEGRAWRRIPEISYYDELPGFYPLSEINFNCTSMQMKGAVNQRVFDVPACGAFLLTDARAQLAELFEPGSEVAVFEEPGEIPGLVRHYLDHPAERERISRAGRRRVLAEHTYVKRMGQLVEAMRGLFGRS is encoded by the coding sequence GTGGCGCGGGCGCCCAGGGTGCTCCTGGTCACCAGCCGGTTCTTCCTGCTGGGCGAGGTGATGGCCGCTTTCGGGCGCATGGGCGTGGTCCACCGCTACCTGGACACGGGCGGCGACGAGATGGACCTGGACCACTACGTGCGCATGGTGGCCGGAGCCGTCCAGGAGCTCCGCCCGGACTTCGCCCTCACCGTCAACCATCTGGGCGTGGACCACGAGGGCGTGCTCAACGCCCTGCTGGAGCGCCTGGGCGTGCCCCTGGCCTCCTGGTTCGTGGACAACCCGGCCCTGGCCCTGGGGCTTTACGCCAGCCCGGCCAACCCCGGCACGGCCCTGTTCACCTGGGACGCCGACAACATCCCCTCCCTGCGCGCCCTGGGCTTCGAGCACGTGCTCCACCTGCCCCTGGCAGCCGACGAGCGCCGCTTCGCACCCGGCGTGAAGGCCCCGGCCGACCATCCCTGGCGCGCCCGCGTGAGCTTCGTGGGCAACTCCATGGTCATCAAGACGGCCAAGCGCGTGGCCTACTCCCAGCCGGGGCCCAAGCTTCTGCGCGCCCTGGGCAAGCTGGCCGACGCCTTCGGGGCCTCGCCGGAGCAGAGCGTGCGCGCCTTCCTGGCCGGACGCTTCCCGAACCTCGTGCCGGAGTTCAAGGCCCTGCGGACCCCGCAACGCCAGCTGGCCTTCGAGACGGCGGTGATCTGGGAATCCACGCGGCGCTACCGGGCGCGGTGCGTGGGGCAGCTTTTGGAGTTCTCTCCCCTGGTGGCGGGCGACGAGGGCTGGCTCTCCACATTCACGGGCGAGGGCCGCGCCTGGCGCAGGATTCCGGAAATCTCCTACTACGACGAGCTGCCCGGGTTCTACCCCCTCTCGGAGATCAACTTCAACTGCACGTCCATGCAGATGAAGGGGGCGGTGAACCAGCGCGTGTTCGACGTGCCCGCGTGCGGGGCGTTCCTGCTCACGGACGCGCGCGCCCAGCTGGCGGAACTCTTCGAGCCCGGCAGCGAGGTGGCCGTGTTCGAGGAGCCGGGCGAAATCCCCGGGCTTGTCCGCCACTACCTGGACCACCCCGCCGAACGCGAGCGCATCAGCCGTGCCGGACGCAGGCGCGTGCTGGCCGAGCACACCTACGTCAAACGCATGGGCCAGCTGGTGGAAGCCATGCGCGGGCTGTTCGGGCGGAGTTGA
- a CDS encoding bacteriohemerythrin gives MPVIQWEERMSVGVYLIDEQHRELVGLINAIDHAVDRGAGRDEVSRYIRRFYDYTTTHFKTEESLMDHATYPEYFTQVREHLDCSLKALEFHRRFVEESDFDLKAFLDYIVAWFINHTVGIDQTLADHLLKRGLQDRMR, from the coding sequence ATGCCCGTCATTCAGTGGGAAGAGCGCATGTCGGTAGGAGTCTACCTCATCGACGAGCAGCACAGGGAACTCGTCGGCCTCATCAACGCCATCGACCACGCCGTGGATCGCGGGGCGGGCCGGGACGAGGTGTCGCGCTACATCCGGCGCTTCTACGACTACACCACCACGCACTTCAAGACTGAAGAGTCCCTCATGGACCACGCCACCTATCCCGAATACTTCACCCAGGTGCGCGAACACCTCGACTGCTCCCTGAAGGCGCTGGAGTTCCACAGACGCTTCGTGGAGGAATCGGATTTCGATCTCAAGGCGTTTCTCGACTACATCGTGGCATGGTTCATCAACCACACCGTGGGCATCGACCAGACCCTGGCGGACCACCTCCTGAAGCGCGGCCTCCAGGACCGCATGCGCTGA
- a CDS encoding glycosyltransferase family 2 protein: protein MLRLLENLPDALRRALVHGSEGARHLSFCAGLAAQARKDRLAAELLLAAWAESPLDASLAAQAANLHSAPESARELARHVAANTAAPADLTYYRRLAQRRDAPKIAAYLDAQAAKEPGNLFWTAKTLFHALDAEDWERATASAAPLPEPLARLVESETALLSGDAPRALANASRLARLWECPGLEQRLGLAFLGQGDPDQAGRWLRAGIAREPWRTRSLLLLHDLEHGLREAAAPLPGRTAVLLYTWNKAREIDLTLQSLLASRLHGATVVVLDNGSTDDTPQVLRAWTERAGGQRLETVRLPVNVGAPVARNWLASLETARAAEWIVYLDDDVSLPEDWLERLGAAASLYPDAGVWGARVREYARPSHVQSADVFLLPPDEEGGAFSLSSCHHEALDRGHLRAVRPCATVTGCCHLFRAATLQALGGFDLRFSPSQYDDLDHDIRLLLSGKAPVCQGHLAVGHFKATGSQGQPGQAQYGLGHAHQFKLRHKHSAGDYRRAAALADRLAWEDLRAKALAAGEAHAP, encoded by the coding sequence ATGCTCCGCCTCCTGGAGAACCTGCCCGACGCCCTGCGCCGCGCCCTGGTCCACGGCTCCGAGGGCGCGCGCCATCTGTCCTTCTGCGCCGGGCTCGCGGCCCAGGCCCGCAAGGACCGCCTGGCCGCCGAACTGCTCCTGGCCGCCTGGGCCGAATCCCCCCTGGACGCCTCCCTGGCCGCCCAGGCCGCGAACCTGCACTCGGCCCCCGAATCCGCCCGGGAGCTGGCCCGCCACGTGGCCGCCAACACCGCCGCCCCGGCGGACCTCACCTACTACCGGCGTCTGGCCCAGCGCCGCGACGCCCCAAAAATCGCCGCCTACCTGGACGCCCAGGCCGCCAAGGAGCCCGGCAACCTCTTCTGGACCGCCAAGACCCTTTTCCACGCCCTGGACGCCGAGGACTGGGAGCGCGCCACGGCCAGCGCGGCCCCGCTCCCGGAGCCCCTGGCCCGCCTGGTGGAGAGCGAGACGGCGCTCCTCTCCGGCGACGCCCCCCGCGCCCTGGCCAACGCCTCCCGCCTGGCCCGGCTCTGGGAGTGCCCGGGCCTGGAACAGCGCCTGGGCCTGGCCTTCCTGGGCCAGGGCGACCCCGACCAGGCGGGACGCTGGCTGCGCGCGGGCATCGCGCGCGAGCCCTGGCGCACGCGCTCGCTCCTGCTGCTGCACGACCTCGAACACGGCCTGCGCGAGGCCGCCGCGCCCCTGCCGGGCCGCACGGCCGTGCTCCTCTACACATGGAACAAGGCCCGCGAGATCGACCTGACCCTGCAAAGCCTCCTGGCCTCGCGGCTGCACGGGGCCACGGTTGTGGTGCTCGACAACGGCTCCACCGACGACACGCCCCAGGTGCTCCGGGCCTGGACCGAGCGCGCCGGGGGCCAGCGCCTGGAGACCGTGCGCCTGCCCGTCAACGTGGGCGCGCCCGTCGCGCGCAACTGGCTGGCCAGCCTGGAGACCGCGCGCGCGGCAGAGTGGATCGTCTACCTCGACGATGACGTGTCCCTGCCCGAAGACTGGCTGGAGCGCCTGGGGGCGGCCGCCTCGCTCTACCCCGATGCCGGGGTCTGGGGGGCCAGGGTGCGCGAGTACGCCCGGCCCTCCCACGTGCAGTCGGCCGACGTCTTCCTGCTGCCTCCGGACGAGGAGGGCGGGGCCTTCTCGCTGTCGAGCTGCCACCACGAGGCGCTGGACAGGGGGCATCTGCGCGCCGTCCGGCCCTGCGCCACGGTCACGGGCTGCTGCCACCTCTTCCGGGCCGCGACGCTCCAGGCCCTGGGCGGCTTCGATCTGCGCTTCTCGCCCTCCCAGTACGACGACCTGGACCACGACATCCGCCTGCTCCTCTCGGGCAAGGCCCCGGTCTGCCAGGGGCACCTGGCCGTGGGCCACTTCAAGGCCACCGGCAGCCAGGGCCAGCCGGGCCAGGCCCAGTACGGGCTGGGCCACGCCCATCAGTTCAAGCTCCGGCACAAGCACTCCGCCGGGGACTACCGCCGCGCCGCCGCCCTGGCCGACCGGCTGGCCTGGGAGGACCTGCGCGCCAAGGCCCTGGCCGCCGGGGAGGCCCACGCGCCGTGA
- a CDS encoding glycosyltransferase family 9 protein, producing the protein MSADPVLVLQLQRMGDIILSYPLLLWLSRQWPERRAFVVAEPTFYNELLGVSPAATYLPWTATGQLAARRWSLVANLSHRPEGAALCAALETGRRLGATLSGGALRVQGDWQLYRASLSHNNRHNRFHWAELNALDCVDPALMAATSFDTPRRLGPEKAVGLFLGASEPDKRPDAPFWAALARECERRGLKPVLLGGPADQPLCAEVKALHGGRLADFCGRFGLREFAAMGQTLGLMITPDTGPMHLAAWTGLATLNLSMGPVNPWETGPYNPGHHVLRADMACLDCWRCRFGRPHCKDRFDPAQVAYLARRIVEGARLKNPPGMRLYETARSTRGLYHLRGVPPAAPRASDVLGELWRASFGAFFGLWDDQPPREAWQALAREHPRLAKPFARGLDALSLSLARSRAPGRAREQWRWREAMPMLRPLAGYVHMRLDNEDHSPQALAACMEMADRLRDAAARV; encoded by the coding sequence GTGAGCGCAGACCCGGTGCTGGTGCTCCAGCTGCAGCGCATGGGGGACATCATCCTGTCCTACCCGCTGCTGCTCTGGCTCTCCCGGCAGTGGCCGGAGCGGCGCGCCTTCGTGGTGGCCGAGCCCACCTTCTACAACGAGCTGCTGGGCGTCTCCCCGGCCGCCACCTACCTGCCCTGGACCGCCACCGGCCAGCTGGCCGCCCGGCGCTGGAGCCTGGTGGCCAACCTGAGCCACCGTCCCGAAGGCGCGGCCCTCTGCGCGGCCCTGGAGACCGGCCGACGCCTGGGCGCGACGCTCTCGGGCGGCGCGCTCCGGGTGCAGGGCGACTGGCAACTCTACCGGGCGTCGCTCAGCCACAACAACCGGCACAACCGCTTCCACTGGGCGGAACTCAACGCCCTGGACTGCGTGGATCCCGCCCTGATGGCCGCCACGAGCTTCGACACGCCGCGCCGCCTGGGGCCGGAAAAGGCCGTGGGGCTCTTCCTGGGCGCGAGCGAGCCCGACAAACGCCCCGACGCCCCCTTCTGGGCGGCCCTGGCCCGGGAGTGCGAGCGCAGGGGCCTCAAGCCCGTGCTCCTGGGCGGCCCGGCCGACCAGCCCCTCTGCGCCGAGGTGAAGGCGCTGCACGGCGGCAGGCTGGCCGACTTCTGCGGTCGCTTCGGCCTGCGCGAGTTCGCCGCCATGGGCCAGACCCTGGGGCTCATGATCACCCCGGACACCGGCCCCATGCACCTGGCCGCCTGGACGGGGCTGGCCACGCTCAACCTCTCCATGGGGCCGGTGAACCCCTGGGAGACCGGCCCCTACAATCCGGGGCACCACGTGTTGCGCGCCGACATGGCCTGCCTGGACTGCTGGCGCTGCCGCTTCGGGCGTCCACACTGCAAGGACCGCTTCGACCCCGCCCAGGTGGCCTACCTGGCCCGCAGGATCGTTGAAGGGGCGCGCCTGAAGAATCCGCCGGGCATGCGGCTCTACGAGACGGCGCGCTCCACCCGGGGGCTCTACCACCTGCGGGGCGTCCCCCCCGCCGCGCCCAGGGCCTCGGACGTCCTGGGCGAGCTGTGGCGCGCCTCGTTCGGGGCATTCTTCGGCCTCTGGGACGACCAGCCCCCGCGCGAGGCCTGGCAGGCCCTGGCTCGGGAGCACCCGCGCCTGGCCAAGCCCTTCGCGCGCGGCCTCGACGCCCTGTCCCTGTCCCTGGCGCGCTCCCGGGCGCCGGGACGCGCCCGGGAACAATGGCGCTGGCGGGAGGCCATGCCCATGCTGCGCCCCCTGGCGGGCTACGTCCACATGCGCCTGGACAACGAGGACCACTCCCCCCAGGCCCTGGCCGCCTGCATGGAGATGGCGGACCGCCTGCGCGACGCCGCGGCCCGGGTCTGA
- a CDS encoding flagellar hook-length control protein FliK — MQIIPSSHKAAGQVPFDFLASSKTRGNGGELFADLLFSSSNLGSNLDQEAFSTLPAALPDAGKAQSARQADSASRRESTLRDVKMTQEDLAGMSEKLEAAGVPKEKLEGLKKQADSPEGITWGQFMHGVREAVVQNTVGTQKLEAADKAALESLFDKLGFSREEGKSLLSALESGKASQVFQRISGKLAKMENGQTVSLGKDEMQALGKALKLNDAALSKLSGLFGGQDGLELNPAAADKFLRAALDESNAQMAALKQGLKQVKDVLEPVVQKAKERNGLARQAQEDVADARMRPSQYLADPHEAAAAKDPQRKGVQGQEPQQGQDARKQGADNHGKGNQQPGNPQSGGQQAGAKDVQGLAVAGLASKLRVEGDAGQTMDARFGLAQGLAQTQQGARGEAAAAGRTQASQVMSQVESGILRNLGQGVRQLSLELTPDSLGRLNVMLTVKGKEVQAVIKAESPQAEKVLAENLQQIKQNLENQGLTVSKLEVRMGLSQDSNLGQQWAGADKHNQSQERREALERMRTANLLAGDGEVGFLARQMQDTGVRVKNSQGGLDLVA, encoded by the coding sequence ATGCAAATCATTCCCAGTTCTCACAAGGCCGCGGGCCAGGTTCCCTTCGACTTCCTCGCTTCCTCCAAGACGCGCGGGAACGGAGGCGAACTCTTCGCGGACCTTCTCTTTTCCAGCTCCAACCTTGGTTCCAACCTGGACCAGGAAGCCTTCTCCACCCTGCCCGCCGCCCTTCCGGACGCGGGCAAAGCCCAGTCCGCCCGGCAGGCGGACAGCGCATCCCGCCGCGAGAGCACCCTGCGCGACGTGAAGATGACCCAGGAAGATCTTGCCGGGATGAGCGAAAAGCTCGAAGCCGCCGGCGTGCCCAAGGAGAAGCTGGAGGGACTCAAAAAGCAGGCCGACAGCCCCGAAGGCATCACCTGGGGCCAGTTCATGCACGGCGTGCGCGAGGCCGTGGTCCAGAACACCGTGGGCACGCAGAAGCTCGAAGCCGCCGACAAGGCCGCCCTGGAATCGCTCTTCGACAAGCTGGGCTTCTCCCGGGAAGAGGGCAAGTCCCTCCTGAGCGCCCTGGAGAGCGGCAAGGCGTCCCAGGTGTTCCAACGCATCTCGGGCAAGCTCGCCAAGATGGAGAACGGCCAGACCGTCTCCCTGGGCAAGGACGAGATGCAGGCCCTGGGCAAGGCCCTGAAGCTCAACGACGCCGCGCTCTCAAAGCTTTCCGGCCTCTTCGGCGGCCAGGACGGCCTGGAGCTGAACCCCGCCGCCGCCGACAAGTTCCTGCGCGCGGCCCTGGACGAATCCAACGCCCAGATGGCCGCCCTGAAGCAGGGGCTCAAGCAGGTGAAGGACGTGCTGGAGCCGGTGGTCCAGAAGGCCAAGGAGCGCAACGGACTGGCCCGCCAGGCCCAGGAAGACGTGGCCGACGCCCGCATGCGTCCCTCGCAGTACCTGGCCGATCCCCACGAGGCCGCGGCCGCGAAGGACCCTCAGCGCAAGGGCGTGCAGGGCCAGGAGCCCCAGCAGGGACAGGACGCCCGCAAGCAGGGCGCGGACAATCACGGCAAGGGCAATCAGCAGCCCGGCAATCCGCAGTCGGGCGGCCAGCAGGCCGGAGCAAAGGACGTCCAGGGCCTGGCCGTGGCCGGCCTGGCATCCAAGCTTCGTGTCGAGGGCGACGCGGGCCAGACCATGGACGCGCGCTTCGGCCTGGCCCAGGGCCTGGCCCAGACCCAGCAGGGCGCTCGCGGCGAGGCCGCCGCGGCCGGACGCACCCAAGCCTCCCAGGTGATGAGCCAGGTGGAGTCGGGCATTCTGCGCAACCTGGGCCAGGGCGTGCGCCAGCTTTCGCTGGAACTCACCCCGGACAGCCTGGGCAGGCTCAACGTGATGCTCACGGTGAAGGGCAAGGAAGTGCAGGCCGTGATCAAGGCCGAAAGCCCCCAGGCCGAGAAGGTGCTGGCCGAGAACCTGCAGCAGATCAAGCAGAACCTGGAAAACCAGGGGCTTACCGTGTCCAAGCTGGAAGTGCGCATGGGCCTCTCGCAGGATTCCAACCTGGGCCAGCAGTGGGCCGGGGCGGACAAGCACAACCAGTCCCAGGAGCGCCGCGAGGCCCTGGAGCGCATGCGTACGGCGAACCTGCTGGCCGGTGACGGCGAGGTCGGGTTTTTGGCCCGGCAGATGCAAGATACGGGCGTTCGGGTAAAAAATTCCCAGGGCGGATTGGACCTCGTAGCCTAA
- a CDS encoding flagellar hook assembly protein FlgD, with amino-acid sequence MSVDYSGVSSGIIGRAESEFKAKPTGSSSLGKDAFLTLLVTQMKYQDPLNPTGDKEFLAQLAQFTSLEQLTNINDGIEKLTSATNQQQMFSAANFIGKEVKASGDSLSKSGDTVSKLYYTLPEAATKVTINIMDANGNIVRTVDQGAKAAGEQSFAWDGKDWLGNAQADGVYFAGITTAKSDGTSMMVDTTVTGIVSGVSTDSSGGYVLETQDGRKLSLLNVKGIVNQTS; translated from the coding sequence ATGAGCGTCGATTACAGCGGAGTCAGTTCAGGCATCATCGGCAGGGCCGAGAGCGAGTTCAAGGCCAAGCCCACCGGAAGCAGCAGCCTCGGCAAGGACGCCTTCCTGACCCTGCTCGTGACCCAGATGAAGTACCAGGACCCCCTGAACCCCACGGGCGACAAGGAATTTCTTGCCCAGCTGGCGCAGTTCACCAGCCTGGAGCAGCTCACCAACATCAACGACGGCATCGAGAAGCTCACCTCGGCCACCAACCAGCAGCAGATGTTCTCCGCCGCCAACTTCATCGGCAAGGAAGTGAAGGCCTCGGGCGATTCGCTCTCCAAGTCCGGCGACACGGTGAGCAAGCTCTACTACACGCTGCCCGAGGCGGCCACCAAGGTGACAATCAACATCATGGACGCAAACGGAAACATCGTGCGCACCGTGGACCAGGGCGCCAAGGCCGCCGGCGAGCAGAGCTTCGCCTGGGACGGCAAGGACTGGCTGGGCAACGCGCAGGCCGACGGCGTATACTTCGCGGGCATCACCACCGCCAAGTCCGACGGCACCTCGATGATGGTGGACACCACCGTGACGGGCATCGTCTCGGGCGTCTCCACCGACTCCTCGGGCGGGTACGTGCTCGAGACCCAGGACGGCCGCAAGTTGAGCCTCTTGAACGTGAAGGGCATCGTCAACCAGACGAGCTAG
- a CDS encoding flagellar hook protein FlgE: MWSGVTGLLAHGDKMGVIGNNLANVNTVGYKSARMDFEDLLYTSIGTGAGNSQLGQGVRAEAILSDFSQGGFQTTSETTDLAISGTGFFTVHDRNNQATYYTRAGNFRFDRDGYLVDPHNYAVQGWMVDTATLRAMRNNGETVSQIPMMGSVTDVRLDTLALAAQATTTVTLASNLDPRTASKSTSSTDPFFSLFQSYNYNPARPDDAPLSETAFGFQNTLKIYDQRGGAHDLTVYYDKVSDVSGREYWEYMVCTNPAADGRQFDVNGAIENMSSNSKAGVLMLGTLAFDDAGGLQNITAYTINATSLTSPVSDLGNWTLASVSDSGYPIFTANFRSVSGGSVPTASNAVSISLNMGIRSLSSTWSTSATSADLIGTSHLSNASALQGFDTNAVTFNNISTTNYEAASAPLFVSQDGYPPGTLQSVSVSQDGVLTGRYSNGQVQELYVITLADFASPWGLKRDGGNLFSQTRESGDAVVGRANTGRLGSVASNSLEASNVDMAREMVDMIQTQRGFQANSKVITTADTMLSEVLQLKR, translated from the coding sequence ATGTGGTCAGGCGTTACGGGCCTGCTCGCCCATGGAGACAAGATGGGCGTGATCGGCAACAACCTGGCCAACGTGAACACCGTGGGCTACAAGTCCGCCCGGATGGATTTCGAGGATCTCCTCTACACAAGCATCGGCACCGGCGCCGGGAACTCCCAGCTGGGCCAGGGCGTGCGTGCGGAGGCCATCCTCTCCGACTTCAGCCAGGGCGGTTTCCAGACCACGAGTGAAACAACCGACTTGGCCATCTCCGGCACCGGCTTCTTCACAGTGCACGACCGCAACAACCAGGCCACCTACTACACCCGCGCGGGCAACTTCCGCTTCGACCGCGACGGCTACCTGGTGGACCCCCACAACTACGCCGTGCAGGGCTGGATGGTGGACACAGCCACCCTGCGCGCCATGCGCAACAACGGCGAGACCGTCAGTCAGATTCCCATGATGGGCTCCGTGACCGACGTGCGCCTGGACACCCTGGCCCTGGCCGCCCAGGCCACCACCACCGTGACCCTGGCCTCCAACCTGGACCCCAGGACCGCCAGCAAGTCCACCAGCAGCACCGACCCGTTCTTCTCGCTCTTCCAGAGCTACAACTACAATCCGGCAAGGCCCGATGACGCGCCGCTCTCGGAAACCGCCTTCGGCTTCCAGAACACCCTGAAAATCTACGACCAGCGCGGCGGCGCCCACGACCTGACCGTCTACTACGACAAGGTCTCCGACGTGAGCGGCAGGGAATACTGGGAGTACATGGTCTGCACGAACCCCGCGGCCGACGGACGCCAGTTCGACGTGAACGGCGCCATCGAGAACATGTCCTCGAACTCCAAGGCCGGCGTGCTCATGCTGGGCACCCTGGCGTTCGACGACGCGGGCGGCCTGCAGAACATCACGGCCTACACCATCAACGCCACAAGCCTGACCAGCCCCGTGAGCGACCTGGGCAACTGGACGCTGGCCTCGGTCTCGGACTCGGGCTACCCGATCTTCACGGCCAACTTCCGCAGCGTTTCGGGCGGCAGCGTTCCCACGGCATCGAACGCGGTGTCCATCTCGCTGAACATGGGCATCCGCAGCTTGTCCAGCACATGGTCCACCTCGGCCACCAGCGCCGACCTCATCGGCACGTCGCACCTCTCCAACGCCTCGGCCCTGCAAGGGTTCGACACCAATGCCGTAACGTTCAACAACATCTCCACCACCAACTACGAAGCCGCCTCGGCGCCGCTCTTCGTCTCCCAGGACGGCTACCCCCCGGGAACGCTCCAGAGCGTGTCTGTCTCGCAGGACGGCGTGCTCACGGGGCGCTACTCCAACGGTCAGGTGCAGGAACTCTACGTGATCACCCTGGCGGACTTCGCCAGCCCCTGGGGCCTCAAGCGCGACGGCGGCAACCTCTTCTCGCAGACGCGCGAATCGGGCGACGCGGTGGTGGGGCGCGCCAACACGGGACGCCTGGGCTCGGTGGCCAGCAACTCCCTGGAGGCCTCCAACGTGGACATGGCCCGCGAAATGGTGGACATGATCCAGACCCAGCGCGGCTTCCAGGCCAACTCCAAGGTGATCACCACCGCGGACACCATGCTCTCGGAAGTGCTCCAGCTCAAGCGTTAG
- a CDS encoding CatB-related O-acetyltransferase, with translation MPHVLPGFPDPGLVHPVSGAHNLVYLRNVVTRPTIEVGDYAYFDCTGAPGERPEDFETNNVLYHFDFLGDRLVIGAFAAIASRVRFLMHGGVHAMDGLSTYPFGIFPGWGRPLPQDARPLRDTVVGCDAWIGYGSVILPGRRIGHGAVVGAGSVVTRDVEPYCIVGGNPARVIRRRFDVATVERLLELAWWSWPAGRIARSLDAIERGDVEALADTQ, from the coding sequence ATGCCCCACGTTCTCCCCGGATTCCCCGATCCCGGGCTGGTCCACCCCGTGTCCGGCGCGCACAACCTGGTCTACCTCCGGAACGTGGTGACGCGGCCCACCATCGAGGTGGGCGATTACGCCTACTTCGACTGCACCGGCGCGCCCGGCGAGCGCCCCGAGGACTTCGAGACCAACAACGTGCTCTACCACTTCGACTTCCTGGGCGACCGGCTGGTGATCGGGGCCTTCGCGGCCATCGCCAGCCGCGTGCGCTTCCTGATGCACGGGGGCGTGCACGCCATGGACGGGCTCTCCACCTACCCCTTCGGCATCTTCCCCGGCTGGGGGCGTCCCCTGCCCCAGGACGCCCGGCCCCTGCGCGACACCGTGGTGGGCTGCGACGCATGGATCGGCTACGGCTCGGTGATTCTGCCCGGGCGGCGCATCGGACACGGCGCGGTGGTGGGCGCGGGCAGCGTGGTCACGCGCGACGTGGAGCCCTACTGCATCGTGGGGGGCAACCCCGCCCGGGTGATCCGCCGCCGCTTCGACGTGGCCACGGTGGAGCGTCTGCTGGAACTGGCCTGGTGGAGCTGGCCCGCCGGACGCATCGCCCGGAGCCTCGACGCCATCGAACGGGGCGACGTGGAGGCACTGGCCGACACGCAGTGA
- a CDS encoding flagellin N-terminal helical domain-containing protein, with amino-acid sequence MSLVINHNLMAMNAARNLSDSYSQLGVSTRRLSSGLRVGTAADDAAGLAIRELMRADINSLNQGVRNANDAISMIQTADGALQVVDEKLIRMKELATQAATGTYTSDQRLIIDSEYQAMASEITRIANATDFNGIYLLNGNLSSNTHDGSGMSPVGKIKIHFGTGNSSAEDYYFINIGNSTASAFGLGLGAATSSTGGRSISTQQLAQQALDKISLAIVSKDKIRAQLGATQNRLENTIQNLQIQAENLQSAESRISDVDVATEMTQFVREQILTQAAVAMLSQANSLPKMAMQLIQG; translated from the coding sequence ATGTCCCTGGTCATCAACCACAACCTCATGGCCATGAACGCCGCGAGGAACCTGTCGGACTCGTATTCGCAACTGGGCGTCTCCACCCGCCGTCTCTCCTCGGGACTGCGCGTGGGAACGGCGGCCGACGACGCCGCCGGTCTGGCCATCCGCGAACTCATGCGCGCGGACATCAACTCCCTCAACCAGGGCGTGCGCAACGCCAACGACGCCATCTCGATGATTCAGACCGCCGACGGCGCGCTGCAGGTCGTCGACGAGAAGCTCATCCGCATGAAGGAGCTGGCCACCCAGGCGGCCACCGGCACCTACACCTCGGACCAGCGCCTGATCATCGATTCCGAATACCAGGCCATGGCCTCGGAAATCACCCGAATCGCCAACGCCACCGACTTCAACGGCATCTACCTGCTCAACGGCAACCTTTCGAGCAACACCCACGACGGCTCGGGCATGAGCCCCGTGGGCAAGATCAAGATCCACTTCGGCACCGGCAACTCCAGCGCCGAGGACTACTACTTCATCAACATCGGCAACTCCACCGCCTCGGCCTTCGGCCTGGGCCTGGGAGCGGCCACCTCTTCGACGGGCGGGCGTTCCATCTCCACCCAGCAGCTTGCACAGCAGGCCCTGGATAAGATCAGCCTGGCCATCGTCTCCAAGGACAAGATCCGCGCGCAGCTGGGCGCCACCCAGAACCGCCTGGAGAACACCATCCAGAACCTGCAGATCCAGGCCGAGAACCTGCAGTCCGCCGAATCGCGCATCTCCGACGTGGACGTGGCCACCGAGATGACCCAGTTCGTGCGCGAGCAGATCCTCACCCAGGCGGCCGTGGCCATGCTCTCGCAGGCCAACAGCCTGCCCAAGATGGCCATGCAGCTCATCCAGGGCTAA